In the Alteromonas sp. M12 genome, one interval contains:
- the xylB gene encoding xylulokinase, producing the protein MYLGVDLGTSGIKIILMDEIGNIIDSESEALQVSRPKPLWSEQDPQHWWSACDAAMQKLAKRNQMQQIKSIGLSGQMHGATLLDSENNIIRPAILWNDGRCQAQCEELESKIPNCHQITGNLMMPGFTAPKLLWVQQNEPEQFAKIAKVLLPKDYLRFQLTGDFASDMSDAAGTMWLDVEARDWHQDMLAACGLSIEQMPKLYEGNGITGHLSAHLAERWNMQSVPVIAGGGDNAAGAVGVGLVKPGQAMISLGTSGVYFLVSEGFKANPQMAVHSFCHAIPNTWHLMSVMLSAASCLQWFAEDVVKSNVVDLLAELESDSSAFDVTQAPIFLPYLSGERTPHNNPHAQGTFFGLTNESNQASFTHAILEGVSFAFADGVEAVHASGAQATEITLIGGGAKSPYWRQLLADVLNTKITFRKGGDVGPALGAARLAKMAVHPELTLEDVCPEPEIVEIHQPNPDMVAIYKPRRDKFKKLYPVLKELF; encoded by the coding sequence ATGTACCTTGGCGTTGATTTAGGCACTTCGGGCATTAAAATTATTTTAATGGACGAAATCGGCAATATTATAGATAGTGAATCAGAAGCTCTTCAGGTTTCTCGTCCTAAACCTTTATGGTCAGAGCAGGACCCGCAACATTGGTGGTCAGCCTGTGACGCTGCTATGCAAAAATTAGCTAAGCGTAACCAGATGCAGCAAATTAAAAGTATTGGCTTATCTGGACAAATGCATGGTGCGACCTTATTAGATAGCGAAAATAATATCATTCGTCCAGCCATTTTATGGAATGACGGGCGCTGCCAAGCCCAATGCGAAGAACTGGAAAGTAAAATCCCAAATTGCCACCAAATTACCGGTAATTTGATGATGCCCGGCTTTACTGCCCCCAAACTATTGTGGGTTCAGCAAAATGAACCTGAGCAGTTCGCCAAGATTGCTAAAGTACTATTACCTAAAGACTATTTACGCTTCCAGTTAACCGGAGATTTTGCCTCTGATATGTCCGATGCAGCAGGAACTATGTGGCTAGATGTTGAGGCTCGTGACTGGCATCAAGATATGTTAGCGGCCTGTGGTTTAAGCATCGAACAAATGCCCAAATTATATGAAGGTAACGGGATTACTGGACACTTAAGTGCGCATTTAGCAGAGCGTTGGAATATGCAATCTGTACCTGTAATCGCAGGCGGTGGTGATAATGCTGCCGGCGCAGTTGGAGTGGGTTTGGTAAAACCTGGCCAAGCAATGATTTCTCTAGGTACATCTGGAGTGTACTTTTTAGTATCAGAAGGATTTAAAGCCAACCCTCAAATGGCGGTGCATAGTTTTTGTCATGCCATACCAAATACCTGGCACTTAATGTCAGTAATGTTAAGTGCCGCTAGCTGCTTACAATGGTTTGCCGAGGACGTTGTAAAATCAAATGTGGTCGACTTACTAGCTGAATTGGAGTCTGACTCAAGTGCATTTGATGTAACACAAGCACCCATTTTTCTGCCCTATTTGAGCGGAGAAAGAACACCTCACAATAATCCCCATGCACAAGGTACCTTTTTTGGTTTAACCAATGAAAGTAATCAAGCCAGTTTCACTCACGCCATTTTAGAAGGTGTGAGTTTCGCTTTTGCAGATGGTGTGGAGGCAGTGCATGCTTCTGGCGCTCAGGCGACTGAAATCACCTTAATTGGCGGTGGCGCAAAAAGCCCGTATTGGCGTCAACTATTGGCCGATGTATTAAATACAAAGATTACATTTCGTAAAGGCGGTGATGTCGGTCCAGCATTAGGTGCGGCAAGACTAGCAAAAATGGCCGTCCACCCTGAACTGACATTAGAAGATGTATGTCCTGAACCTGAGATTGTCGAAATCCACCAGCCGAATCCAGACATGGTAGCCATTTATAAACCCCGACGAGATAAGTTTAAGAAACTTTACCCAGTTCTTAAGGAACTATTTTAA
- a CDS encoding DNA-binding transcriptional regulator, which produces MFKAKHSISLLFNANKVYDRQVIEGIGHYLQSSKVDWDVYLEEDFLTRIDNINDWVGDGIIADFDAPTIQKAVEGINIPIIGVGGSYENENDYPNVPYVATDNLAVVKCAYEHLKQKGLERFAFYGFPPDDNHRWATEREKAVVKLCKEDGFDCAIYRGHPTRPETWQYSMNRLSDWLQSLPNPVGVISVTDARARHLLQACDHTGKLVPDQISIVGIDDDDIARNLSRISLSSVTQGCFEMGFQAAKLLHRRLDNPNLKNKIVMVPPVGVAQRQSTDFKALKDPHVIQAMHFIRQNACRGIKVDQVLDYVGISRSNLETRFYEERGHSIHNEIHNEKLEKACSMLKSGENQTSEIAAMCGYPSLQYMYAVFRKHFDQTPKEYREQHAQQSAI; this is translated from the coding sequence ATGTTTAAGGCAAAGCACAGTATTTCATTACTTTTCAATGCGAACAAAGTATATGACCGTCAGGTAATTGAAGGCATAGGCCATTATTTACAGTCATCTAAAGTCGATTGGGATGTTTATCTAGAAGAAGATTTTTTGACCAGAATTGACAATATTAATGATTGGGTTGGTGATGGGATTATCGCTGATTTTGATGCGCCAACAATTCAAAAAGCCGTTGAAGGTATCAATATTCCGATTATTGGTGTGGGCGGTTCTTACGAAAATGAGAATGATTATCCCAATGTTCCTTATGTTGCTACCGATAATTTGGCTGTGGTGAAATGTGCCTATGAACATTTAAAACAAAAGGGCTTAGAGCGTTTCGCATTTTACGGTTTTCCGCCTGATGATAACCATCGTTGGGCCACCGAGCGAGAAAAAGCGGTGGTTAAACTGTGTAAAGAAGATGGCTTCGATTGCGCTATTTATCGTGGACATCCTACTCGTCCAGAAACTTGGCAATATTCTATGAATAGATTATCTGATTGGTTGCAAAGCTTGCCTAATCCAGTCGGTGTTATTTCGGTAACTGATGCACGCGCTCGACATTTGCTCCAAGCTTGTGATCATACGGGGAAGTTGGTACCAGACCAGATTTCGATTGTCGGCATAGATGATGACGATATTGCTCGTAATTTGAGTCGAATTAGTTTGAGTTCGGTGACCCAAGGCTGCTTCGAAATGGGCTTTCAAGCTGCCAAATTATTGCATCGTCGTTTAGATAATCCGAATCTTAAAAATAAGATTGTGATGGTTCCTCCTGTCGGTGTTGCGCAAAGACAATCTACCGACTTTAAAGCGTTAAAAGACCCCCATGTGATCCAAGCGATGCATTTTATTCGACAAAATGCTTGTAGAGGTATCAAAGTTGATCAAGTACTTGATTATGTTGGTATTTCTCGCTCAAATTTAGAAACTCGTTTTTATGAAGAACGTGGTCATAGTATTCACAATGAAATCCATAATGAGAAACTGGAAAAAGCGTGCTCTATGTTAAAATCTGGAGAAAATCAAACCTCAGAAATCGCGGCTATGTGCGGCTATCCGTCTCTACAATATATGTACGCTGTGTTCCGCAAACACTTTGATCAAACTCCAAAAGAATACAGGGAGCAACACGCCCAGCAAAGCGCAATTTAA
- a CDS encoding sensor histidine kinase: MQNFKQFFNIESLSAVFPWAVVSGIVMFLMLSSGNYSAQIMLVTGVALIIYIVSFMVAISDNKYRNDMAYRLILIAVQYIAIVSLAFLTPFTFVAILVTIWSAQLPYFMPFKQTLVTSPIWSAPFWLIMYFYWQVDSAMLSALLFWTFNIFALVMVNANIKEKRATEQAMELNRELMATQRLLGEASKQAERVRIARNIHDLLGHHLTALTINLQVASRISDGEAQVKIQQCHGLAKLLLSDVREAVSEIREKSHIELSQALHALLDDVPNLRITLDIEVNLNISDVNVAEAILRSVQESVTNTLRHSNAKHFNIQLAHKNNTVQLTMYDDGRQKQQNKIQEGNGLIGMRERIVNLGGTIDTALTATGFRTKIELPELT; encoded by the coding sequence ATGCAAAACTTTAAACAATTTTTTAATATTGAAAGTCTCTCAGCCGTTTTTCCATGGGCTGTGGTAAGTGGCATTGTGATGTTTTTAATGCTGAGTTCAGGAAATTATTCCGCTCAAATAATGCTTGTTACCGGCGTCGCATTAATTATTTACATAGTGTCTTTCATGGTTGCGATATCCGATAACAAATATCGAAATGACATGGCTTATCGCCTGATTTTAATAGCAGTTCAATATATCGCTATTGTATCTCTTGCATTTTTGACTCCTTTCACCTTTGTGGCGATTTTGGTTACCATTTGGAGTGCTCAATTACCCTATTTTATGCCATTCAAACAAACCTTGGTTACGTCGCCCATTTGGTCGGCACCCTTTTGGTTAATAATGTATTTTTATTGGCAAGTGGATTCGGCAATGCTATCTGCGTTGCTATTTTGGACGTTTAATATTTTTGCCCTTGTCATGGTAAATGCAAATATTAAAGAGAAACGCGCAACCGAACAGGCGATGGAACTTAATCGTGAATTAATGGCAACTCAAAGGTTGTTAGGAGAGGCATCAAAACAAGCGGAGCGAGTACGTATTGCTCGTAATATTCATGATTTACTAGGACACCATTTGACTGCATTGACGATTAATTTACAGGTGGCTTCTCGGATTTCAGATGGCGAAGCTCAGGTTAAAATTCAACAATGCCATGGTTTAGCTAAACTATTATTAAGTGATGTTCGCGAAGCCGTTTCTGAAATTCGTGAAAAGTCGCATATCGAATTAAGTCAGGCCCTTCATGCGCTATTAGATGATGTACCTAACCTGCGAATTACACTAGATATTGAAGTTAATTTGAATATATCCGATGTTAATGTAGCAGAAGCCATTTTACGCAGTGTGCAAGAGTCTGTTACCAATACGTTGCGTCACAGCAATGCTAAGCATTTCAATATTCAATTAGCCCACAAAAATAATACTGTCCAGCTGACAATGTATGACGACGGTAGGCAAAAACAGCAAAATAAAATACAAGAGGGTAATGGTTTGATTGGGATGCGCGAAAGAATCGTTAACCTTGGAGGAACTATCGATACTGCACTAACGGCAACAGGGTTTCGCACAAAAATAGAATTACCGGAGCTAACATGA
- a CDS encoding response regulator transcription factor produces MSINVMVVDDQTLVREGIKSLLSLAPEINIVAEAADGKSALNIIATHKPDVVLMDIRMPIMNGIETVEALNLKAPAEIPPVIMLTTFDEHQLVIQAIQAGAKGYLLKDVSLETLVEAIVKVHSGETLIQPGLTQRVLKSLQGKETAFESSIAPIPLSAKEVEILRLIAAGCSNREISELMFKSEGTVKNQVSNVLDKLGVRDRTRAVLKAIELGFI; encoded by the coding sequence ATGAGTATTAATGTGATGGTTGTAGACGACCAAACCTTGGTCCGTGAAGGGATTAAAAGCCTTTTGTCGCTAGCGCCGGAGATCAACATTGTTGCAGAAGCAGCCGATGGCAAAAGTGCATTGAATATCATTGCAACACATAAGCCCGATGTCGTACTCATGGATATTCGGATGCCAATCATGAATGGAATTGAAACGGTTGAAGCCTTAAATCTGAAGGCACCAGCAGAAATTCCACCAGTGATTATGCTCACAACTTTTGATGAACATCAGCTTGTTATCCAAGCTATTCAAGCGGGGGCGAAAGGGTATTTACTGAAGGATGTATCGTTAGAAACCTTGGTCGAGGCTATTGTTAAAGTACATAGCGGAGAAACATTAATTCAACCTGGCCTTACGCAGCGTGTATTAAAAAGTCTGCAAGGTAAAGAAACTGCGTTTGAAAGCTCTATCGCCCCGATTCCTCTTAGTGCTAAAGAAGTTGAAATATTGCGATTAATTGCTGCTGGTTGCAGTAATCGTGAAATCTCCGAGTTGATGTTTAAATCTGAAGGTACGGTTAAAAATCAGGTTTCGAATGTATTAGATAAATTAGGCGTGCGCGATCGCACTCGTGCTGTTTTAAAAGCTATCGAGCTCGGGTTTATCTAA
- a CDS encoding ATP-binding protein, with protein MKSHKVINIRGASNYTHLKRHNAIESGRINALDMLVNGNPLEEVLSELVSSLESATTGLKCLISLLDSSRTVLNPFVGPSLPLPLLEALKNQKVFPAATTCAVAIGKRELAVSEDIIQDPHWHELQNVAIACGIRCCWSQPIISPNGEVFGTFSMFFPTSGVPEQDDIDSLTYEAQIVSIILERANNIQQLKETNAELERRVEERTQELTNTNHMLKKALDQRNEVQNQLVELENMAALGTMMSSLTHEINTPTGVAITAISYLRSILSKTTQAFQQEQLKRSELEQFFAATEESVDIVERNLIRSTQLIKTFKQLSLDQHSQEARKINLISYVNEILLTLKPRLKRSNQKFCFDIDPELEVYSNPGAISQLLINLIMNSVQHGFDAKQIGHIFFKIRVIEQAIGQPMLELIYKDNGCGMSEYTIENLYKPFFTSARHNGGSGLGMHICYDIVVKVLAGHIDCKSKIGKGVEFTVTFPVSLDKPELDSF; from the coding sequence ATGAAATCTCACAAGGTTATCAACATTCGCGGTGCAAGCAATTACACGCATTTGAAGCGACATAATGCGATTGAGTCCGGTCGCATAAATGCGTTAGACATGTTGGTTAATGGTAATCCCCTCGAAGAAGTACTAAGCGAATTAGTATCAAGTCTAGAATCTGCTACGACAGGGCTTAAATGTTTGATTAGCTTGTTAGATAGCTCACGCACTGTGCTAAACCCATTCGTTGGGCCAAGTTTACCACTGCCGCTTCTGGAGGCTTTAAAAAATCAAAAGGTATTTCCTGCTGCAACAACTTGTGCTGTAGCAATAGGCAAAAGAGAATTAGCCGTAAGTGAAGATATTATTCAAGATCCCCACTGGCATGAATTACAAAATGTCGCCATTGCTTGCGGTATACGCTGCTGTTGGTCACAACCCATCATTTCCCCTAATGGCGAAGTGTTTGGCACATTTTCTATGTTTTTTCCGACCTCGGGAGTCCCTGAACAAGACGATATAGACTCCTTGACCTACGAGGCTCAAATTGTCTCAATTATTCTTGAACGAGCTAACAACATTCAACAACTGAAAGAAACCAATGCCGAATTAGAAAGACGAGTTGAAGAACGAACACAAGAATTAACCAATACCAATCATATGTTGAAAAAGGCGTTAGACCAGCGCAACGAGGTACAAAACCAGTTAGTCGAATTAGAAAATATGGCGGCTTTGGGAACCATGATGTCGAGTCTAACGCATGAGATCAATACACCAACAGGTGTTGCTATCACAGCGATTTCCTACTTACGCAGTATTCTGAGCAAGACAACACAAGCCTTTCAACAAGAACAACTAAAGCGATCCGAGTTAGAACAATTTTTTGCAGCAACCGAAGAGAGTGTTGATATTGTTGAACGCAATTTGATTCGCTCTACTCAGTTAATTAAAACCTTCAAACAACTTTCCTTAGACCAGCACAGTCAAGAAGCTCGTAAAATTAATCTTATTAGTTACGTAAATGAAATTTTATTGACCTTGAAACCACGCTTAAAGCGCTCCAATCAAAAATTTTGTTTTGACATAGATCCTGAATTGGAAGTCTATAGTAATCCCGGTGCGATTAGCCAATTACTGATAAATCTGATTATGAACTCTGTACAACACGGTTTTGACGCAAAGCAAATTGGTCATATCTTCTTTAAAATAAGGGTTATCGAGCAAGCGATAGGTCAACCGATGTTAGAGCTAATATACAAAGATAACGGTTGTGGGATGTCAGAATATACGATTGAAAACTTATACAAACCATTTTTTACCAGCGCTCGGCACAATGGCGGTTCTGGTTTGGGTATGCACATATGTTACGACATTGTGGTTAAAGTATTAGCTGGGCACATTGATTGTAAATCTAAAATTGGAAAAGGCGTCGAATTCACGGTTACCTTTCCGGTTAGTTTAGATAAACCCGAGCTCGATAGCTTTTAA
- a CDS encoding 16S rRNA (uracil(1498)-N(3))-methyltransferase, whose product MRIPRIYHPDLLIVDQIIDLTPDAANHIVSVLRLNEGHPLVLFNGDGNEYSAELVTAKKRQAKVLIDAKLSINVESTLNIHLGQGVSRGDRMDMAIQKAVELGVTEITPLITERCGVKLSAERWEKKCQQWQKLIISACEQCGRNQIPTLHPCTSIHEWTKQSTTQLRLTLHPRAEKSIKHLSIPSSGVKLLIGPEGGFSESEIYATEQVGFQTVQMGPRVLRTETAAIAAIAALQAIHGDL is encoded by the coding sequence ATGCGAATTCCAAGAATTTATCACCCCGACTTACTCATTGTTGATCAGATTATTGATCTCACCCCTGATGCTGCAAACCATATAGTCAGTGTTCTGCGTCTAAACGAAGGTCACCCATTAGTGCTGTTTAATGGGGATGGCAACGAATATAGCGCTGAACTAGTGACTGCCAAAAAACGTCAGGCAAAGGTGTTAATTGACGCAAAACTGTCTATCAACGTCGAATCCACATTAAATATTCATTTAGGTCAAGGTGTCTCACGAGGCGACAGAATGGATATGGCAATTCAAAAAGCAGTTGAACTCGGTGTCACTGAAATTACGCCATTGATCACCGAAAGATGTGGCGTGAAATTATCAGCTGAACGCTGGGAAAAAAAATGCCAGCAATGGCAAAAGTTAATTATTTCAGCCTGTGAACAATGTGGTAGAAATCAAATTCCCACATTACATCCATGCACATCGATTCATGAATGGACAAAACAATCCACCACACAGCTTCGATTAACCTTACATCCCAGAGCTGAAAAGAGTATTAAACACTTATCAATCCCCTCCAGTGGAGTTAAATTATTGATAGGACCAGAAGGTGGATTTAGCGAGTCTGAAATCTATGCCACTGAGCAAGTTGGCTTTCAAACAGTGCAAATGGGTCCTCGAGTGTTAAGAACGGAAACCGCAGCGATTGCCGCAATAGCGGCCTTGCAAGCTATTCACGGTGACCTTTAA
- a CDS encoding mechanosensitive ion channel domain-containing protein, with product MLEDINVSELVETYVIPWGLNILFAVIIYIIGKMVVGILVNVFGKVMARSKYDDMLVDFLKAIVNAILMLFVIVASLDQLGVDTTSLVAILGAAGLAIGLSLQGSLQNFAAGVMLLVFRPFTRGNFIEAAGTAGVVKDITIFTTVMTTPDNKEIIVPNGAIYSGNIVNVSAKETRRVDMVVGIGYDADLKKAKEVLIEMVNADERILKDPAPTVAVSELADSSVNFIVRPWVASADYWAVKFDFTEAVKLRFDQEGISIPFPQMDVHLHKTEE from the coding sequence ATGCTTGAAGATATAAATGTATCAGAGTTAGTTGAAACTTATGTAATTCCTTGGGGGCTGAACATATTGTTCGCTGTCATCATTTACATTATCGGTAAAATGGTTGTTGGAATTCTTGTCAATGTGTTTGGCAAAGTTATGGCTCGCTCTAAATATGACGACATGCTTGTCGACTTTTTAAAGGCCATAGTTAACGCTATTTTAATGTTGTTTGTTATTGTTGCCTCATTAGACCAACTAGGTGTAGATACTACGTCCTTAGTTGCAATTTTAGGTGCTGCAGGTTTGGCAATTGGTTTGTCACTACAAGGTTCTTTACAGAATTTTGCTGCAGGTGTGATGTTGCTTGTTTTCCGCCCATTTACTCGCGGAAATTTCATCGAAGCAGCTGGTACTGCTGGTGTAGTTAAAGATATCACTATCTTCACTACAGTAATGACAACGCCTGATAACAAAGAAATTATTGTTCCAAACGGTGCTATCTATAGCGGTAACATTGTAAACGTATCAGCAAAAGAAACTCGTCGAGTGGATATGGTTGTTGGTATCGGTTACGACGCTGATCTTAAGAAAGCTAAAGAAGTGCTTATTGAAATGGTTAATGCTGATGAGCGTATACTAAAAGATCCTGCGCCTACAGTTGCTGTTTCAGAATTGGCAGATAGCAGTGTTAACTTTATCGTTCGTCCTTGGGTAGCTTCTGCTGACTACTGGGCTGTTAAATTTGACTTCACTGAAGCGGTTAAACTTCGCTTTGACCAAGAAGGCATTAGCATTCCATTCCCACAAATGGATGTGCATTTACATAAAACAGAAGAGTAA
- a CDS encoding M48 family metallopeptidase → MFKHISKTCLAATISAVLLTACSTSPTGRSQLKLYSKDQLADMGAQAFDGMKIEQKVSQQGVDNQYVSCVASFITKHVPSSVFDGQWELVVFEDDQVNAFALPGGKIGVYTGLLKVAQNQDQLAAVIGHEVGHVIAEHGNERMSNSALIGIGLEATNQILNAKQVANSNMIMAGIGLGVQVGVQLPFSRTHETEADLIGLELMARAGFDPTQSVELWKNMDKASDGQRTSEFMSTHPSPTTRIETLTANMSAAQALANQAIDKPNCKM, encoded by the coding sequence ATGTTTAAACACATCTCCAAAACATGTCTAGCAGCTACCATTAGCGCAGTATTACTAACGGCTTGTTCTACCTCTCCCACAGGCAGGTCCCAATTAAAGCTCTACTCTAAAGATCAATTAGCGGATATGGGAGCGCAAGCTTTCGATGGTATGAAAATAGAACAGAAAGTCTCGCAACAAGGAGTAGATAATCAATATGTTTCTTGTGTTGCAAGCTTCATAACCAAACATGTGCCTAGCAGTGTCTTTGATGGCCAATGGGAGCTGGTAGTTTTTGAAGACGATCAAGTTAACGCCTTCGCGTTGCCAGGGGGAAAGATTGGTGTTTACACAGGGCTGCTTAAAGTGGCTCAAAATCAAGATCAATTGGCCGCTGTTATCGGTCATGAAGTTGGCCATGTTATTGCTGAACATGGAAATGAAAGAATGTCCAATTCGGCGCTAATCGGCATAGGTTTAGAGGCCACCAATCAAATCTTAAATGCTAAACAAGTGGCAAATAGCAACATGATTATGGCTGGTATTGGTTTAGGAGTTCAAGTCGGTGTACAACTGCCATTTAGCCGCACCCACGAGACTGAAGCCGATCTAATAGGCTTAGAGTTAATGGCAAGAGCTGGGTTTGACCCTACTCAGTCGGTTGAATTATGGAAGAATATGGACAAGGCAAGTGATGGACAACGGACTTCTGAATTTATGTCTACTCACCCCTCCCCCACAACGCGGATTGAAACCCTTACGGCCAATATGTCGGCAGCACAAGCATTGGCGAATCAAGCAATCGATAAACCGAACTGTAAAATGTAA
- the metK gene encoding methionine adenosyltransferase: MTSHLFTSESVSEGHPDKIADQISDAVLDAILTQDPKARVACETFVKTGMVLVGGEVTTSAWVDIEELTRKTVREIGYTHSDMGFDADSCAVLNAIGKQSPDINQGVDRSRPEEQGAGDQGLMFGYASDETDVLMPAPITYSHRLVKRQAEVRKNNSLPWLRPDAKSQVTFIYENNQPVGIDAVVLSTQHCDSISTADLQEAVMEEIIKPVLPEKWLSAKTKFLINPTGRFVIGGPMGDCGLTGRKIIVDTYGGMARHGGGCFSGKDPSKVDRSAAYAGRYVAKNIVAAGLAKRCEIQVSYAIGVAEPTSISIETFGTGVISDQKLTDLVRANFDLRPYGLIKMLDLERPIYQATAAYGHFGREEFPWEATDKAEQLKAAL, translated from the coding sequence ATGACATCACATCTTTTTACTTCAGAGTCTGTTTCTGAGGGGCACCCAGACAAAATTGCAGATCAAATCTCTGATGCAGTGTTAGATGCCATTTTAACCCAAGACCCTAAAGCCCGTGTGGCTTGTGAGACATTTGTCAAAACCGGAATGGTACTTGTGGGTGGTGAAGTGACCACCTCGGCTTGGGTAGACATTGAAGAATTGACACGCAAAACCGTTCGCGAAATTGGCTATACCCACTCAGATATGGGTTTTGACGCAGATTCATGTGCAGTGCTCAACGCCATAGGTAAACAGTCACCAGATATTAATCAAGGTGTTGATCGTAGTCGTCCAGAAGAGCAAGGTGCGGGAGATCAAGGCTTGATGTTTGGCTATGCCAGTGATGAAACCGATGTTTTAATGCCTGCGCCAATTACTTATTCCCATCGTCTGGTAAAACGTCAGGCAGAAGTCAGAAAAAACAACTCGTTGCCTTGGTTGCGCCCTGATGCCAAAAGCCAAGTCACTTTTATCTATGAAAATAATCAACCTGTCGGCATAGACGCAGTTGTATTGTCAACTCAACATTGTGACTCAATCAGTACTGCTGATTTGCAAGAAGCCGTTATGGAAGAAATTATCAAACCCGTGCTGCCTGAAAAGTGGTTGTCTGCCAAAACAAAATTTTTAATTAACCCAACAGGTCGATTTGTTATTGGTGGTCCAATGGGTGACTGTGGATTGACTGGTCGTAAAATAATAGTCGACACTTATGGCGGCATGGCCCGTCATGGTGGTGGCTGTTTCTCAGGAAAAGATCCCTCTAAAGTTGATCGTTCAGCGGCTTACGCCGGTCGTTATGTGGCTAAGAATATAGTCGCAGCAGGGTTAGCTAAACGTTGTGAAATCCAAGTTTCTTATGCAATTGGCGTAGCCGAACCAACATCAATTAGCATTGAAACTTTTGGTACTGGTGTTATCTCAGATCAAAAACTCACCGATTTAGTAAGAGCTAATTTTGACCTTCGTCCTTATGGCCTAATAAAAATGCTCGATCTTGAACGTCCTATCTATCAAGCGACAGCTGCTTACGGTCACTTTGGCCGCGAAGAGTTTCCTTGGGAAGCGACAGATAAAGCTGAGCAATTGAAGGCTGCACTATAA